In one window of Duganella dendranthematis DNA:
- a CDS encoding DUF1427 family protein translates to MKIYIVSLAVGLLVGLLYGFLNVRSPAPPVIALVGLLGILLGEQLPPLLRPLWQKDAPKVSWIEDHVKPHCFGQLPSAQKSDETRST, encoded by the coding sequence ATGAAAATTTATATTGTATCGCTGGCCGTTGGCTTGCTGGTTGGCCTCCTTTATGGCTTTCTGAATGTGCGATCGCCGGCGCCGCCAGTCATTGCGCTGGTTGGCCTGCTCGGCATCCTGCTCGGTGAACAACTGCCGCCGCTGCTGCGCCCCTTGTGGCAAAAGGACGCGCCGAAAGTATCGTGGATCGAAGACCACGTCAAGCCGCATTGTTTTGGCCAACTGCCATCCGCACAAAAGTCTGATGAAACCCGGAGCACTTAA